A genomic window from Camelina sativa cultivar DH55 chromosome 2, Cs, whole genome shotgun sequence includes:
- the LOC104752401 gene encoding uncharacterized protein LOC104752401 → MDDIDMFLQNIRKNRGRLENTPNMIGGASAEKAWNGIKLRLKKTASTSQDNNGGAVGAVDAEEISPLRSKFVLDNDFYDFDKDRVEGSFKENEVWAAYGGVDGMPRLYALVHSVVSQEPFNLSISWLDITNDEEPATMKWVDSGFSKTSGRFSIGERMINTKALKLFSHRLKCTKDAEGFIHIYPTKGDVWALYTNWSPSWGDEDDWDDDEEEWNEFEVVEVVEDFDTEVGVMVLPLVKVPGFKAVFRRDSDQLAFSVKDLLKFSHQVVYHRLTGQEGENVPEDCLELDPAALSRELCGDLSEDELLTEDEMSE, encoded by the coding sequence CAAAAATAGAGGCAGACTCGAGAATACTCCAAATATGATTGGAGGTGCTTCTGCTGAAAAGGCTTGGAATGGAATCAAACTACGCCTTAAGAAGACTGCATCTACCTCTCAAGACAATAACGGTGGTGCTGTTGGTGCTGTTGATGCTGAAGAGATAAGCCCTCTTCGATCTAAGTTTGTTCTAGATAATGATTTCTATGACTTTGACAAGGACCGAGTTGAAGGTTCGTTTAAAGAGAACGAAGTATGGGCTGCTTATGGTGGTGTTGATGGAATGCCCCGACTCTATGCACTGGTGCATAGTGTTGTCTCTCAAGAACCGTTCAACTTGAGTATTTCTTGGCTGGATATTACCAACGATGAGGAACCGGCTACAATGAAGTGGGTTGATTCAGGTTTTTCCAAGACAAGCGGACGCTTCTCAATCGGGGAACGCATGATCAACACCAAAGCTCTCAAGCTATTCTCACATAGACTCAAGTGTACAAAAGATGCTGAAGGGTTTATTCACATCTATCCTACGAAAGGTGATGTTTGGGCTTTGTATACAAACTGGTCACCATCTTGGGGAGACGAAGATGATTGggacgatgatgaagaagagtggAACGAGTTTGAAGTCGTTGAAGTGGTTGAAGACTTCGATACGGAAGTAGGTGTAATGGTTTTGCCATTAGTGAAGGTCCCTGGATTCAAAGCTGTCTTTCGTCGCGATTCTGATCAGTTGGCATTCTCAGTCAAAGATCTGCTCAAGTTCTCACATCAGGTGGTCTATCACAGGCTCACTGGTCAGGAAGGTGAGAATGTTCCAGAAGATTGTTTGGAGCTTGATCCAGCAGCTTTGTCACGGGAGCTTTGCGGGGATCTCTCCGAGGACGAGCTTCTCACTGAGGACGAGATGAGTGAATAG